From a single Eleginops maclovinus isolate JMC-PN-2008 ecotype Puerto Natales chromosome 2, JC_Emac_rtc_rv5, whole genome shotgun sequence genomic region:
- the LOC134873229 gene encoding protein FAM200A-like — protein sequence MVACDSLMVMSCVANLTYYSLRTVLRAKLTHIYKHSRREYFKIGCSTANICYICTSLAIYLAPMDRFVVRKVPEGQAAMTEGQAATTEGQAATIGQGQASEASTSQKRRKRKYNEEYVKYGFTLTTDRAGEEVPLCFVCSTILCNEAMKPSKLTRHMETHHVHLKAKPVEYMQQMLRDFKGQQATMRKSAKINENALKASYLVALRVAKSKKPHTIAEQLILPAAIDMCRAMVSEECANKLKTIPLSDNTIGRRIGEMANDVKDQLMAKLQTVLFSLQIDETTDVTNDAQLLTFVRYEDSGTMCEEFLFCKPLPGRTTGVEIFKALDDFFTEHNISWQRCVALCSDGARAMSGSKTGLFAHVRRVAPGVIWTHCLIHREALASKDLSVELSGVFDVVVKTVNFIKRNALNTRLFSSLCHDLGSEHSSLLYHSEVRWLSRGAVLARVFELRGAIYEFLCEKHSDLASNFNDSYWLTKLAYLTDVFAELNKLNSSMQGRDANVMQLYEKLDAFVKKMSKWIERVESNNLAMFPSVEEYPDSTDINDTICEHLRKLVRQFAKYFTDSEEWRRDSKWILLPFSDDASVGSSLTAVEEDKLIEMSTDSVRRHMYDTQPLVKFWISCQTEFPQLAAKAMRCLLPFPTTYLCESGFSTLAYLKNKYRARLDPENDMRLSLSTISPRIDRLCGLHHAQISH from the coding sequence atggtagcctgtgattcgctaatggtaatgagttgcgtcgctaacctcacttattattcattacgtacagtcttgcgagcaaagttgacacacatttataagcatagccgacgagagtattttaagataggttgtagtacagcaaacatttgttacatatgtactagtctagctatatatctagcaccaatggatcgttttgtagtgaggaaagtgccagagggacaggctgccatgacagagggtcaggctgccacgacagagggacaggccgccacgatagggcaaggacaggcttccgaagcgtcaacttcgcaaaaaagacgaaaaagaaaatacaatgaggaatatgttaaatatggattcacattgacgacagacagagcaggagaggaggtaccactgtgtttcgtatgttcaacaattctctgtaatgaagctatgaagccgtcgaaacttacgcggcatatggagacgcatcacgtccacttgaaggccaaacccgttgagtacatgcaacagatgttgcgtgatttcaaaggacagcaggctaccatgaggaagagtgcaaaaataaatgaaaacgcactgaaagcatcgtatctggtcgctctcagggttgcaaaaagtaagaagccccataccattgcagagcagcttatattgccagcagccatagatatgtgcagagctatggtaagcgaagaatgtgccaacaaattaaaaactattccgttgtcagacaacacaatcggaagacgaattggggaaatggcaaatgatgtcaaagaccagctgatggcaaaacttcagacagttctgttttcccttcaaatcgacgagacgacagatgttactaatgatgcgcaactgttaacatttgtgcgatacgaggacagtggcactatgtgcgaggaatttcttttttgcaaaccactgcccgggcgaactaccggtgtagaaatatttaaagcactggacgattttttcacggagcacaatatctcgtggcagaggtgcgttgcattatgcagcgatggggcccgagccatgagtggcagcaagactggactgtttgcgcatgtaaggagggtggctccgggggtaatttggacacactgcctgattcatagagaggctctcgcctccaaagatctcagtgttgagctcagtggtgtgtttgatgtcgttgtcaagacggtcaacttcataaaacgaaacgcattgaatacacgcctgttttcatccctatgccatgacttgggaagtgaacacagctctctcctttatcattcagaggtgcgttggctgtctcgcggcgctgtgctcgcccgtgtgtttgaactacgcggagctatctacgagttcttgtgcgagaagcattctgatctggcttccaatttcaacgatagttactggttaactaagctggcgtacctcacagatgtttttgcagagctgaacaagttgaacagctccatgcaagggagagatgcaaacgtcatgcagctctacgagaagctcgacgcatttgtgaaaaaaatgtcaaagtggatcgaacgagtggagagcaataacttggcgatgtttccttcagttgaggaataccctgacagcactgacatcaacgacactatatgtgagcatttgaggaagcttgtgcgtcaattcgcaaagtacttcactgattcggaagagtggcgccgtgacagcaagtggatcctgctcccattcagtgacgatgcatcagtagggtcaagtctgacggctgtggaagaggataagctgattgagatgtccacagactctgtcaggaggcatatgtacgacacacagccccttgttaaattctggataagttgccagacagaatttccacagcttgctgcaaaagcaatgaggtgtcttttgccctttccaaccacatacctgtgtgagagtggtttttctacactggcgtacttaaagaataagtacagggctaggcttgatccagagaatgacatgagactgtctctgtctaccatttcgccacgaatagacaggctgtgtggacttcaccacgcccagatatcacactga
- the LOC134873576 gene encoding histone H2B 1.2-like — MPDAPSVKAPKKGSKKAVSKSVSKAGKKRRKSRKESYAIYVYKVMKQVHPDTGISSKAMGIMNCFVSDIFERIAGEASRLAHYNKRSTITSREIQTAVRLLLPGELAKHAVSEGTKAVTKYTSSK; from the coding sequence ATGCCTGATGCACCCTCGGTCAAAGCGCCCAAGAAGGGCTCCAAGAAAGCTGTCTCGAAGAGCGTCAGCAAGGCTGGTAAGAAGAGGAGAAAGTCCAGGAAGGAGAGCTACGCCATCTACGTGTACAAAGTGATGAAGCAGGTCCACCCCGACACCGGTATCTCCTCCAAGGCTATGGGCATCATGAACTGCTTTGTGAGCGACATCTTTGAGCGCATCGCCGGTGAGGCCTCTCGTCTGGCTCACTACAACAAGCGCTCCACCATCACCTCCAGGGAGATTCAGACCGCTGTCCGCCTGCTGCTGCCCGGAGAGCTGGCTAAACACGCTGTCTCTGAGGGCACCAAGGCTGTGACCAAGTACACCAGCTCCAAGTAA